In the Thermoplasmatales archaeon genome, CCCTTGTAAGCCAGGGTGATCTGACAATAATCTCCCCGATCTCCTTTCCGTCATTCTTGACATCGTTTCCTTCTTTGTTCACAACACGGAGATCAACAAGTGGAATCGGAATTCCAGCCCTGAGTGAAAGATCCAGTTTCTGATTTTCGTCGAGTTTGAACATGTCACTTGAATACTGACCAAGAGTGAGTATAGGGGCGGTTTCAGACATACCGTATCCAGCGTTGGCCGTGATTCCATGTTCCTTTGCAAGTTGATAGAGTCCTTTAGATAGGGCACCTCCACCTATGACTGTCCTGATTCCTAGATCCTTAATTTCAACCGAGTTCTTTGAATTGATGAGCATGTAAAGGACTGATGGAACCATGAGACTCACAGTGACCTTTTCATTCTTCATCACCAGCGGTATTGTTTCAAAGTTGTACTTTCCTGGCAACACATATTTCATACCCTTCATTATGACGAAATATGGCGTACCCCAGCTATGGACGTGGAACATCGGTACGAGAGGCATAATGACATCAGTGCTCTTCATGCTTATCGGTGGATCTGCAAGAGCTGATGCTGAACTTAGGGAGTGAAGAACCAGCTGTCTATGGCTGAATTCCACACCCTTTGGCATTCCTGTTGTTCCGGAGGTATAGAAAGTCGTTGCTAGATCATTCTCATCAATTTCTGGAAGTACGGCATTGGCTGAGCCCTTCATGAGGTCTGAAAGTTTTGTTGCACCTTCTATCATCTTCGCAGGTTCTGCTGCATCCGAAGATACTATCCATCCCTTGACAAATTCAAAAAGAGGTATGCTCTTCTCAATAATAGGTACGAATTCATCCCTTATTATCACAAATTTGTCGTCAGCATGCTGCATTGTATAGAAAATCAATTCCGGAGGGTACCTTATATTTACCGTATGCAAGACTCCACCTGAAAGTGGGACAGCGTAATACAGGTACAGGTAATTCATCGTGTCATAGTCAAAGACAGCAACTCTGTCTCCCTTTTTAATGCCCATGGAGACAAGGCCCTTGGCAAGTCTGTATACATTTTCCTTGAAGCTCGCATACGTTTCCGTCTTAACACCGCTGTACACTATCTTCTGATTCGGATTGTTCCTGACAGAGGATGTCAGAAGCTTGTCTATCGTAAGTTGATACTTATCCTGATACATGAATGTTCATGGTTTGGGACGAAATTAATTTTGCTATAACAGTAATTTACGACTTATTCAATTGTGTCAAGATGAATATTTCAACTTTTGTGCATTCAGAGAGGAATTGTTTCTATGGGATCGGAGAATGTGTTCTTACATAGGGACTTAATTTCTTTAGTAGTTGTAGCTTGTCGTAATTTACTACAGTCATGAGTGAGAGGGGCATGAAATGTAATCTCTGTGTGGCAAGATAAAAAGCTACCGTCAGATTTAACCTGAACTTTAACCACTCGAATTTGTTCATCAGATTGCTTTTGAAAATTTATTTATCTTTAGATTCTAAATTGTTCTTGAACCAGTAAAGAGTCTTTCTTATCCCAACTTCATAAGGTGTGTATGTGAAATATGGGAATACGGCCTTGAACTTGGAATCGTCAAGGATGTAGGGATCTTCGTATTCATAGAGTAGTTCTATGAGACCGCGAGCATTAAGGTAATCAGGAAAGCAGTCAAGATGGTTATTGAACAGCACATTTACATCGCAGATACAATTCAACTTTAAACCTGCATTGAAGCTGGTAGTGTACCGTCCTGCTCTAGGGGCTAAGAACTTAATACAGTAACCGAGAAGCTTGGCATAGAAACAACTCTGTGATCGCTTCACTATCTATTCTTTTTGTTTTTCGTCAGGAATGCGATCATACAACAATGATAATACAACCGCGATAGCAGATTACATAAGGTATGTATATAACGATGGAATATTATTTCACTATGGTTTCAAAAAGTGATTTATTACTTTCCTTCATCTACGCGTGGGGTAAATCGAAGAAGAACAATGAACCGATCCCTTCAGTTACACATTTACAGAAAGAGATTTTTCTCCTCTACAGAAGAATTCCATTTGCAGATATGAAAGATATCTACCATTTTGAACCTCTTTGGTATGGTCCATTTTCAAAAGAACTATCTGAGGACCTTACCTATTTTCAATCAAGAGGTACAATCTCATTTGGTGAAATGAAACTTACCAGCGAAGGATTTAAGATTGCCGCTTCAGTCTGGAATGACTTGAATGAATTTGAAAAACGACAGATACTTGATGTCAAGGCTACATTCAATTATATGAGTTTAAAAGAATTGCTTGATACCGTGTATTCAAGGTACCCGAAATTCACTAAGAGATCGGCTCTCAAGAAAGAGGTAGTCGATAAGTACTTCGCTGATTTTCTGCAGGAAAATGAAATAACTGAAGAAGATGTAGTTTCTGCTGTTAACTTGGCTAAGAAGGCAATGAGATATTAGATGAGACTCGTAATAGATACGAACGTTGTATTGGCCTATCTAATATCTGGCTCTACTCATTCCTCAAATTCTATGGTGTGCAAAAGAGTTGTAACCTGATTGGACGAAGCTTTTACTTGCGATATACTCTACGGTGAGTTGAAAAGGCTTCTTGATTTAGATCCAGATCTTATTGAGAAGATCTCAATGAGTGGGAAGAAAGAAGGGAACATATTTCGTGCATTGCATGATGTTAGAACTGAGTATTTGAACTCAAGACTTGATCCTTACGTTACGCAGCTGAATTTCATAAAAACCGAGAATCTTACGATAGATTCTACAGCAATAAAAGATGTGGGAAACGATTGGTACATGATTTCAATAGCCAAATCTGTCAGTATAGACTATATTGTCACATGGAATACTCAGGATGTTCACAAATATGCTGCCGAAAATGGCATAAACGTAAACAGAATATTAAAACCACCAAAATATTTAGAACTACTGAAATGAAAGACAACGTGTTCACAGAATATCACAAAATGTCAGTCTTTATTGATCATCTCTTTCTTTTTGAGAATTTAGTATTTACTTAAAACTTTAATCAAATCCCGACCGATTCATTCTCCATTTTCATAGGTTTTGAAGGGATTCTGAAACAACTCTTGCTTACCTTATCCTTGAAGCCCTGACAACTGCGATTTTAGTTTCTTCTATGAGGGTACTTATACCCAACTGATAGGGCTTGATCCCAGGGGTTGCATTATAGGCCGTACATCCGAAAAGAAGGGCATAGGAGGTTTATCTGCGCGGCTAAGAGATGATCCTAAAAGTCAATTAGAAGAGATCAGTTTTCTAAGCATTCCAGTGAATTCACTCACATTATTGTCTAATATGGCAAAGAACGCACTATCAGTATCTTCAACGACTCTTATGGCTTTTTCAACCAGATTTCTCCCCTTTCCTGTCGGAGATACAAGATGAGCCCTTGTGTCTCCAGAATTTTTTAACCGCAGAACTAGACTCTTTTTTTCAAGAGAACGCAGTACCTGGGACACCATCATAATGTCTGCGTGTGAAAATCTCGCGATAGCTACCTGCGTGGCCTCCATACCATGATCATTTATCCAAACAGTGGAGGCTAGAAGAACAAACTGTACATGTGTCAACCCCGATTCTCTTAAAGCTGCTCTCATTCTCCTTTGCCAGAGATTTGTAGCCTGCCAAAGTAGAAAACCCGGACTCTCATCTGGTTTCTCAAATTTTGTAGGCATATTATGTGGTGACGACATACACTTGAACCTTCATTGAAACTTGCATATTTTTTCCATGAAAATTGCCATTCGCGCTATATTTTCCATTGTTTTTGGCACTCCGGAAGATATACCATCTCCTATTTCCTTTTCTATCTCTTCTTTTCCCGGGCAGAGAATTATTATGTGATTAGTGAGTCTGACTTTTCTATCTGGCAAACTCGAAAAAGTGTGAATGAACTTTATTGTGGCCATCAAATCATCAATAACAGTTTCATCGGAGAAACCCTTATCTGGGTCGGCTAGAGTAATCTTATAACTCAAAAACCCCTGTCCTTCTGGTTTGATTTTCCCGTGAGCTCCTTCTTTGAATTCTCCCTCGAGAGATACGTCTTCAATTCCATGATCCCATAGCGGCCAAGATTCAACGTTACTGTAGAGAGCCCAAATTTCTTCTTTCCTCGCATTGGTTAGGATACTGTGTTCAAATTCCCATGTCATTATATCATCATAGGAGAATGATATGCGCATATATAATAATTGCACTTATTATTCGAATTCTACTCTTCCGTTAAAAGAAATATTCTAACAACTTATAGAGGATGTTAATCGGCGGGCTCGTAATGCAGAGCGACTACGCCGTTGCTAAACTCTCTGGAAGAAACCAATCTGAGCTTATGCCTCTTTTGATCATCCGTGAAAAGAGGTTTTCCTGCACCTAATGTAATAGGCCGAATCCGGATGCGATACTCGTCGATCAGGTCGTTTCTTGAAAGTGCGGATACGAGGGTCCCGCTCCCGACGATCACCATGTCTCTTCCGGATTCTCTTTTGAGCTTAGCCACTGCCTCTACTGGGTTTTCACGTATCAGAACTGCAGGGCGCCATTTTGCTTCCTGGAGCGTACGAGAGAATACCACCTTCTGAAGTCCATTTAGCTGCTCGATGATCTCTGAGTCGAAGCCGTCTGGGCTTGGAGATGCTTTCGGCCAGAATTCACTGAATTCTTGATAGGTTATTCGACCATAGAGCATAGTGTCAACTCTTCGAAGAATCTGCTTAGACCATTCAATCTCCTCTTTGTCGAATTCGAACCAATCAATTTCACTCTTTAGACTCGTGTAGTAACCGTCCAGCGAAATTATCGTGTCCAGGATTACTTTTCGCATCTCTTTCTATATGAGACTAATATATATACCTACGTCCTCAGGAGATTTACGTTTTATGGATCAACGAAAAATCAACTCACAACGATCTTTGGATTCATTACAATGAACTAACAAACGGCAAAGAGTTATGAGTATCCGAGAAATAAAGTAATGTGATAACTTGAGTGAACTAAATCAAGTATATTTGGTCGAATATAAAAGAAGCGCATTCTCTAGAGCAAGGCCCAATGATCCCGACAGAGACGTGTTCAATTCAATTCGCATGGACGAAGTTCTGGGGATGCTGATAAAGGATATAGTGAATTCTTCCGGTGTGAAGACCGATGACATAAATGACGTAATCACCGGTTGTGCCTTCCAGACCGGGGAGAACTGGCTCTACGGTGGGCGGCACCCAGTTTTCCTTGCGGGGCTCCCTTTCAACGTCCCGTCCATGTCCCTTGATCGTGCATGCTCGTCTTCCTTGAATGCAATCGCCATCGGGGCCATGGAAATTATGACCGGGAAATCCGAGGTTACTATTGCCGGTGGAATGGAGCACATGACACACATACCTATGGCAAACAACCCAAACCTTAAAGCTAATATGAAACTCCTTCTCAGGCCTGAGTACGCGAAGTACAATATGTCTACAGCGTACAACATGGGACTGACAGCTGAGAAACTGGCTGGTCTCAGGGGTATCTCCAGGAAGGAGATGGATGAATTTTCAGCAGGAAGCCACAAAAAGTCAGCAGAATCCATGGATGGCGGATTCTTCAAGGACGAGATTCTTCCTGTTACGGTCGAGATAAATGGTGAGGAGAAAGTCATAGATACAGATCAGAGTATAAGAAGGGATACAACAGTAGAAGCCCTTTCAAAACTCCCCCCGTCATTCAAGGCTGATGGGGTTATAACTGCAGGCAACTCTTCTCCGCTGAATGACGGTGCATCTGCTGTCATGGTCATGTCGGAGAAGAAGATGAAGGAGTACGGACTGAAGCCCCTTGCAAGGATCAGGGGGTTTGCCTGGGCTTCCGTTGATCCGTCGATAATGGGCGAGGGTCCGGTACCCGCTACACAGAAATTGCTAAGGCAGGAAAACCTCTCTGTTGATGATGTCGATGTCTGGGAGATAAACGAGGCTTTTGCTGTCGTAGTCCTGAACGCGATCAAAGAACTTGACATAGACCCGAGCAGAGTGAACATCCATGGCGGAGCTGTATCTATCGGTCATCCACTGGGTGCTTCCGGTGCAAGGCTTGCCGGGACACTTGCACGCATTATGAATGAAAAGCAGAAAGACCTTGGAGTCGCGACACTATGCGTTGGTGGCGGGCAGGGGTATTCTATGCTGTTGGAGCGTGTGTAATATGGATTTTGATTTTCCTGAAGAAGCACAGGCTGCGCGAAAGAAGGTAAGGGAGTTTGCACTTCGAGAATTCACTCCGGCCATAGCGAAGGAATCCGACGAGCTTGAAACGTTCAGGGATGATATAAGGAAGAAGATGGTTGCGGAGAATATCATAGACGTGAACAGCCCATGGTCCCTGGTTGTTGCGATCGAGGAAACCTGCAGGGTTGATCCTGGAAATGCCATAGCTTCTACAGCTAGCATGTTTGGGGCAGAGATACTGATGCTCTTCGGTTCTGAGGAACAGAAGGAGAAGTTCCTTTTACCGACGCAGAGGGGCGAGAAGATCATGGGTCTTGCCGTCACTGAACCTGGAGGGGGCAGCGACGTAGCAGGCCTGAAGACAAAGGCAGAGAGGCGTGGGGACAAGCTGATACTGAACGGATCTAAGATGTTCATAACAAACGGAACCACCGCCGATTTTTACCTCATGCTTGTCCGTACTTCGACACCTGATGAAAAGAAACACCACGGTCTTTCCGTTGTGATCGTTGAGGCAAACACTCCTGGATTTACAAGGAATAAACTTACAGGAAAACTTGGAGTGAGGGCAACAAGCACAGCAGAATTGATACTTAACAATGTTGAGATCCCGGCAGACAGGATCGTTGGTGAGGAGGGGAAGGGATTCTATTATGTCATGACGTTCTTCAACATAAGCAGGGTCTACGTTGCCGCTCAATCCATAGGAATAGCGCAGGGTTGCATGGACAGGACGCTGGAATATCTCAAGCTTCTGAAAGAAAAGGGGAATGGACAGATACTGGAGGATATACAGTTCTCTGTCGTTGATGTTGCGACGCGCATTGAAGCTTCGAGGCTGCTGACTTACAAGGCTGCTTCCTACCTGTTCCAGTTCAAGCCTAATCCAGCGCTGACGAGCATGGCCAAGTCTTACGCTTCTGAGACAGCAGTGATAGCTGCACAGAAGGCGCTTGAAATCACTTCTGCCTACGGCATCAATTCTGACATAGAGAGATTTTTCCGGGATTCCAAGATCATGGAGATATGGGAAGGAACGAGCGAGATAGAGAAACTGATCATTTACAGATCGATGGAGAAATCTCTGGAAGGTGAGGCAAATTGAGTTCTGGAAGCGAAGAGGATCTTCTTTCATCCGCGGTGGAGGAGTTTTCTGTAAGAAGCATCGATCCGGTGGCGCTTAACATAGAGAGAAGCGGAATAGACGCGAACATGATTGGGATGCTCGCTGCACAGGGATTCCTTGGCGCAATGGCATCGGCTGAGAGCGGAGGCGCTGGCCTCGACAAGTTCGGATACTCCAGAATTCTTCTTGGCACCGCGTCTCATTCACCCTCTGTTTCAGCGCTGGTCATGATCACGAACTCGATCTTCACACCGTTGATACAGAATGTTGATCCAGAACTACTGAAGCGCGTTGTGTCCGGAGAAGAAAGGTTCTGTGTCGCTATCAGCAATGATAAACTTTCTGGGAATGAACTGTCAGTGGAAGGGAACAGGATATCTGGAAGGGTTCTAGGTGTGGTCAATCCGTCGGAAAGAAATCTCATAGTGAACATAGGGGAAGATATTTTCCTGGTAAGAAGCGGTTTCAAGATCACGGGGACCTCAAAGCCACTCTCCTTCAGGGGTCTTGGATCTGGAACGGTCACTGTGGATTCTTCAGATATCATAAACCTGACAGAGAAAACCGGTATAACGAGTTCATCGATCCTTGATTCTCTAGACTATGAAGTATCATGCATTGCTATCGGTATGTCTAAGGGCGCCATTGATAAGGTCTTGGATTATGTGAAAGTTCGCAAGACATTCGATAAGCCACTGAAGGATTACAGTCCTGTTGCCAACACTCTCTCAAGGTTGCTCTCAGAAGAGACTCTTCTCATGGACGAACTTGACAATATCGATCCTGAAGACAAGCGTAAGGTGCTTATGCT is a window encoding:
- a CDS encoding long-chain-fatty-acid--CoA ligase; amino-acid sequence: MYQDKYQLTIDKLLTSSVRNNPNQKIVYSGVKTETYASFKENVYRLAKGLVSMGIKKGDRVAVFDYDTMNYLYLYYAVPLSGGVLHTVNIRYPPELIFYTMQHADDKFVIIRDEFVPIIEKSIPLFEFVKGWIVSSDAAEPAKMIEGATKLSDLMKGSANAVLPEIDENDLATTFYTSGTTGMPKGVEFSHRQLVLHSLSSASALADPPISMKSTDVIMPLVPMFHVHSWGTPYFVIMKGMKYVLPGKYNFETIPLVMKNEKVTVSLMVPSVLYMLINSKNSVEIKDLGIRTVIGGGALSKGLYQLAKEHGITANAGYGMSETAPILTLGQYSSDMFKLDENQKLDLSLRAGIPIPLVDLRVVNKEGNDVKNDGKEIGEIIVRSPWLTREYVKDPEGTQKLWKDDWMHTGDLAVIDKYGVVSIVDREKDAVKSGGEFIPTVVIEDAISTYPGVGEVAVVGKPDPKWQERPVAFISGLKELDEKKIREHLMKFVDSGRIAKFWIPDEFRLVESFQKTSTGKIDKKVLREML
- a CDS encoding acyl-CoA/acyl-ACP dehydrogenase, with amino-acid sequence MSSGSEEDLLSSAVEEFSVRSIDPVALNIERSGIDANMIGMLAAQGFLGAMASAESGGAGLDKFGYSRILLGTASHSPSVSALVMITNSIFTPLIQNVDPELLKRVVSGEERFCVAISNDKLSGNELSVEGNRISGRVLGVVNPSERNLIVNIGEDIFLVRSGFKITGTSKPLSFRGLGSGTVTVDSSDIINLTEKTGITSSSILDSLDYEVSCIAIGMSKGAIDKVLDYVKVRKTFDKPLKDYSPVANTLSRLLSEETLLMDELDNIDPEDKRKVLMLKLRSEEFSKEAAKYSIQFHGGYGFFEDFGVEKFYRDSFGLPILFSNYEGDKLRLSSMVFGDKSGYI
- a CDS encoding acetyl-CoA C-acetyltransferase, with product MSELNQVYLVEYKRSAFSRARPNDPDRDVFNSIRMDEVLGMLIKDIVNSSGVKTDDINDVITGCAFQTGENWLYGGRHPVFLAGLPFNVPSMSLDRACSSSLNAIAIGAMEIMTGKSEVTIAGGMEHMTHIPMANNPNLKANMKLLLRPEYAKYNMSTAYNMGLTAEKLAGLRGISRKEMDEFSAGSHKKSAESMDGGFFKDEILPVTVEINGEEKVIDTDQSIRRDTTVEALSKLPPSFKADGVITAGNSSPLNDGASAVMVMSEKKMKEYGLKPLARIRGFAWASVDPSIMGEGPVPATQKLLRQENLSVDDVDVWEINEAFAVVVLNAIKELDIDPSRVNIHGGAVSIGHPLGASGARLAGTLARIMNEKQKDLGVATLCVGGGQGYSMLLERV
- a CDS encoding acyl-CoA/acyl-ACP dehydrogenase translates to MDFDFPEEAQAARKKVREFALREFTPAIAKESDELETFRDDIRKKMVAENIIDVNSPWSLVVAIEETCRVDPGNAIASTASMFGAEILMLFGSEEQKEKFLLPTQRGEKIMGLAVTEPGGGSDVAGLKTKAERRGDKLILNGSKMFITNGTTADFYLMLVRTSTPDEKKHHGLSVVIVEANTPGFTRNKLTGKLGVRATSTAELILNNVEIPADRIVGEEGKGFYYVMTFFNISRVYVAAQSIGIAQGCMDRTLEYLKLLKEKGNGQILEDIQFSVVDVATRIEASRLLTYKAASYLFQFKPNPALTSMAKSYASETAVIAAQKALEITSAYGINSDIERFFRDSKIMEIWEGTSEIEKLIIYRSMEKSLEGEAN
- a CDS encoding dihydrofolate reductase family protein codes for the protein MRKVILDTIISLDGYYTSLKSEIDWFEFDKEEIEWSKQILRRVDTMLYGRITYQEFSEFWPKASPSPDGFDSEIIEQLNGLQKVVFSRTLQEAKWRPAVLIRENPVEAVAKLKRESGRDMVIVGSGTLVSALSRNDLIDEYRIRIRPITLGAGKPLFTDDQKRHKLRLVSSREFSNGVVALHYEPAD
- a CDS encoding MarR family winged helix-turn-helix transcriptional regulator, whose translation is MSSPHNMPTKFEKPDESPGFLLWQATNLWQRRMRAALRESGLTHVQFVLLASTVWINDHGMEATQVAIARFSHADIMMVSQVLRSLEKKSLVLRLKNSGDTRAHLVSPTGKGRNLVEKAIRVVEDTDSAFFAILDNNVSEFTGMLRKLISSN